TGAAGCGCGTCATCCACACCACTGCCGACTTCTCGTACGCCGATTCCCTTGTGTTCACCCATGACGCCGCGCACTGTGCGCTCGACGCACTGCGCGCAGGGGCCACGGTGCTCACCGACACGAACATGGCGCTCGCAGGCATAAGCAAGCACGCGCTCGCGAAGCTCGGCTGCAAGGCCGTGTGCTACATGGCCGACCCTGATGTCGCCGCAACGGCGCGTGCCGCGGGCACGACTCGCGCCGTTGCGAGCATGGACAAAGCTAGCGGCATCGAGGGTCCACTCATCGTGGCAGTCGGCAACGCTCCCACGGCACTTCTGCGCCTCGCCGAGCTCATGGACGCGGGGAAGATCGCGCCCGCGCTCGTCGTTGGGGTGCCGGTCGGGTTTGTGAACGTGGTCGAGGCGAAAGAGGAGTTACTCGCGCGACGCGTGCCGGCCATCGTCGCGAGGGGTCGCAAGGGCGGCTCGACCGTGGCGGCCGCCATTATGAACGCGCTGCTCTACCAGATCACGCGCCCAGGCGGCCCTAAGTGACGGCGCCCGCATCCGCGCCGGCGCTGCGCATCTTCGCCGGCACCACCGAGGGCCGCCTTCTGTGCGAATGGGCGAGCGGGGCGGGCATCCCCGCCCGTGCCTATGCGGCAACCGAGTACGGAGGCGAGCTTTTGGGCGAGCTTCCAGGCATCGAAGTGCATGCGGGCAGGCTCGACGAGGCTGACATGGAGCGCGAGCTTTCCGGCGCGCGCATCGTTGTCGACGCCACGCACCCCTTCGCTACGCTCGCAAGTGGCAACATCCGGGCCGCTTCGCTCTCCGTGGGTGCACGATGCCTGCGCCTTGCGCGCCCGGTCGAGGCGCTGCCCAAAGGCGTCGTGTCGGTCGCGTCGATCGCCTGCGCGGCGCGCTTTCTCTCCGAGAACCCGGGTCGCGCGCTTCTCACGACGGGGAGCAAGGAGCTTGCTCCCTACACGAGCGTCGCCGATTTCGCGGAGCGCTTCTTCGTGCGTGTGCTCCCGCTGCCCGGTGCTATAACGAAGTGCATCGACGCGGGTTTTTCGCCGTCGCACGTCATCGGCATGCAGGGGCCCTTCACCCGCGAGCTCAATGAGGCGATGCTTCGGCAGGTGGGCGCCCAGTGGCTTGTGACCAAGGACTCGGGAACCGTAGGCGGCACGGCCGAGAAGCTCGCCGCCGCGCATGACGTGGGAGCGCGCTGCATCGTGGTCACCCGTCCCGCCGAGGGAAGCGGGGCCCTTTCGCTTCGGGAAGTGGAACACGCGCTCTTACGGGAGTTCGTGCGCTAGGCGCTCGCCGCGCCTAGCGCCCTCCCGCCCGCGAGGAGGATCGCCTCGAGCAAGCTCGACCCGTACAAGCCCGTCATCCGCCAATAGCTCGAGGACGACGCCCGGAACTGGCGCAAACAGCCCTTCAATAAGTTGCGGTGAAATAGTGTCTGTTTTTGCTGCAAGATAGCATATTCAGTCCCCAATTCACCGCAACTTGTTGGTGGTGGCTTACTGGTAGCGTAGGCACTCCACCGGGTTGAGCTTTGCCGCGCGGCGAGCGGGGTAGAAGCCAAAGATTACGCCGATGCCGACGGAGACGCCGAAGGCCAGCAGCACCGTGGCGATTGAAAAGCTCGGTGTGATCTGCCCACTGGCACCGAGCTCGTTGAGAACCCCTGATCCTGCGGCAAACATCGCGAGGCCCCAGGCCAGCAGATAGCCAATCAGGACACCCAGCAGGCCACCGGTGACGCACAGCGCCGAGGACTCGGCCAAAAACTGCGCGGTGATATCGCGGCGACTGGCGCCCAAGGCACGGCGAATACCGATCTCGCGGATGCGCTCAGTCACGTTGGTAAGCATCATATTCATAATGCCGATTCCGCCGACAAGCAGTGAGATACTGGCGACAGCGCCCATGATGAGCGAGAAGGCGCCCATAAACGAGTTGAGTGCATCGATGGCGCTTTTCATGGATGTCGCCGATACACTGTCGTACTC
The DNA window shown above is from Collinsella aerofaciens and carries:
- a CDS encoding precorrin-8X methylmutase — translated: MDSKEMAPGDIERRSFEIITEELGGRTFPPLEEPVVKRVIHTTADFSYADSLVFTHDAAHCALDALRAGATVLTDTNMALAGISKHALAKLGCKAVCYMADPDVAATARAAGTTRAVASMDKASGIEGPLIVAVGNAPTALLRLAELMDAGKIAPALVVGVPVGFVNVVEAKEELLARRVPAIVARGRKGGSTVAAAIMNALLYQITRPGGPK
- the cobK gene encoding precorrin-6A reductase; this translates as MTAPASAPALRIFAGTTEGRLLCEWASGAGIPARAYAATEYGGELLGELPGIEVHAGRLDEADMERELSGARIVVDATHPFATLASGNIRAASLSVGARCLRLARPVEALPKGVVSVASIACAARFLSENPGRALLTTGSKELAPYTSVADFAERFFVRVLPLPGAITKCIDAGFSPSHVIGMQGPFTRELNEAMLRQVGAQWLVTKDSGTVGGTAEKLAAAHDVGARCIVVTRPAEGSGALSLREVEHALLREFVR